A section of the Mangifera indica cultivar Alphonso chromosome 12, CATAS_Mindica_2.1, whole genome shotgun sequence genome encodes:
- the LOC123193068 gene encoding protein TRANSPORT INHIBITOR RESPONSE 1-like: MIMESKRKKNSPSSPESTQFPDEVLEPVLALLTSHKDRSSVSLVCKDWYNAERLSRTHVFIGNCYSVSPEILTRRFPNIRSVTLKGKPRFSDFNLVPQNWGADIHAWLVAFANKYRSLEELRLKRMTISDESLEYLAANFQNFKVLSLLSCDGFSTDGLAAIATHCKNLTELDIQENGVEERSGNWLSCFPESFTSLEVLNFANMSVEVNFDALERLVSRCKSLKVLKVNRSISLEQLQRLLACAPQLVELGTGSFSQELTIRQYAEVESAFNNCKNIHTLSGLWEATSLHLPVLSPACANLTFLNLSYAALQSAELTKLLVHCPHLQRLWVLDTVEDKGLEAVGSYCPLLEELRVFPADPFDEEIIRGVTEEGFVAVSFGCRRLHYVLYFCRQMTNAAVATIVQNCPDFTHFRLCIMNPRQPDYLTNEPMDEAFGAVVKTCTKLRRLSVSGLLTDLTFEYIGKYAKNLETLSVAFAGSSDWGMQCVLGGCPKLKKLEIRDCPFGNVALLSGLEKYESMRSLWMSACNVTINGCRLLARKMPRLNVEVMKEDGSDDSQADKVYVYRTVAGPRRDAPLSVLTL; the protein is encoded by the exons ATGATAATGGAgtcaaagagaaaaaagaattcTCCTAGCTCGCCCGAGTCAACTCAGTTCCCAGACGAAGTACTCGAGCCAGTGCTCGCTCTCTTAACGTCACACAAAGATCGAAGTTCAGTCTCTCTGGTCTGTAAAGACTGGTACAACGCGGAACGGTTGTCCAGGACTCATGTGTTTATTGGTAACTGTTACTCTGTTTCGCCGGAGATTTTGACTCGCCGGTTCCCCAACATTCGCAGCGTCACTTTGAAAGGGAAGCCGAGATTCTCCGATTTCAATTTGGTTCCGCAAAACTGGGGAGCTGATATTCACGCGTGGCTCGTGGCGTTTGCTAATAAATATCGGTCTCTTGAGGAACTAAGGTTGAAAAGAATGACCATTAGTGATGAGAGCTTGGAGTACTTGGCCGCCAATTTCCAGAATTTTAAAGTGCTTTCTCTTTTGAGTTGTGATGGGTTCAGCACTGATGGTCTTGCTGCAATTGCTACACATTGCAA GAATTTGACTGAGCTTGACATCCAGGAGAATGGTGTCGAAGAGAGAAGTGGAAATTGGTTGAGTTGCTTCCCTGAAAGCTTTACATCATTGGAAGTACTGAACTTTGCCAACATGAGTGTTGAAGTTAATTTTGATGCACTTGAGAGACTTGTCAGTAGGTGCAAATCATTAAAGGTGTTGAAGGTTAACAGAAGTATTTCTTTGGAACAATTACAAAGGCTACTTGCTTGTGCTCCTCAGCTCGTGGAACTCGGTACCGGTTCCTTTTCGCAAGAGCTCACCATCAGGCAGTATGCAGAGGTAGAAAGTGCATTTAACAATTGCAAGAATATACACACTCTTTCTGGTTTATGGGAAGCTACTTCTTTACATCTTCCCGTTCTATCCCCTGCCTGTGCAAATTTGACATTCTTGAATTTGAGCTACGCTGCTTTGCAAAGTGCTGAACTCACCAAGCTGCTTGTGCACTGTCCACATCTTCAGCGCCTATGG GTCCTGGACACAGTGGAAGACAAAGGGCTGGAGGCTGTTGGTTCCTATTGTCCATTGCTTGAGGAACTTCGTGTTTTCCCTGCTGATCCCTTTGATGAGGAAATTATCCGTGGGGTAACTGAAGAAGGGTTTGTTGCTGTGTCTTTTGGCTGTCGGAGACTCCACTATGTCCTTTACTTCTGCAGGCAAATGACTAATGCTGCTGTAGCAACCATTGTACAGAACTGCCCTGATTTTACTCATTTCCGTCTTTGCATAATGAATCCAAGACAACCAGATTATCTGACAAATGAACCCATGGATGAGGCTTTTGGTGCTGTAGTGAAGACTTGCACTAAACTCCGAAGGCTTTCAGTTTCAGGTCTCTTAACTGACTTGACATTTGAGTACATTGGGAAGTATgccaaaaatttggaaaccctttCAGTAGCCTTTGCTGGCAGTAGTGACTGGGGGATGCAGTGTGTACTTGGAGGTTGTCCAAAGCTGAAAAAACTAGAGATAAGGGATTGCCCATTTGGGAATGTGGCACTGCTCTCAGGTTTGGAGAAGTATGAATCCATGAGATCGCTTTGGATGTCAGCTTGCAATGTGACAATTAATGGTTGTAGGCTATTGGCGAGGAAGATGCCTCGGTTGAATGTGGAGGTGATGAAGGAAGATGGAAGTGACGACAGTCAAGCTGATAAAGTTTATGTTTATCGAACTGTTGCCGGGCCAAGACGGGATGCGCCTCTGTCTGTACTCACTCTCTGA
- the LOC123230306 gene encoding vacuolar protein 8-like → MGEQSLRQNQNQNSPQSSPFDKTNLREAIEFISSLITLSHSVKVFSVKWQLIRNKLEELNSGLVAADNCDSCENSSLSNLIPAILVTVKDCYDLARRCVDLSYSGKLLMQSDLDVISTKFDQHVKNLSGIYSTGVLTHGFAIIVSRPSLNACKDDMRFYIKDLLTRLKIGDKEMKRQALMNLHEVVAEDERYVKLVVFEVNEIVNILVNFLDSLNMEIQEEATRVVSVISGYGLYKNVLIGAGVVGPLIRVLENGNDFGKEFAARSLQKLTENSDNAWSVSAHGGVTVLLKICSSVEYRAEVIGPACGVLRNLVGVEEIKRFMVEEGAISSFLKLARSKEEVVQINSIEFIQNISYGDESIRQMVIREGGIRSLMRVLDPKSYFSSKTRETALRAIEKLCFCSLNSLNMLMNHGFMEDLLYFLRKGDVSVQELALKVAFRLCSTSEETKKAMGDAGFMAEFVRLLDAKSFEVREMAIEALSSMVSVPKNRKRFIQGDRNIGVLLQLLDQENENSGNKKFLLSILMSLTSCNSARRKIAASGYLKNIEKLAEAEVSDAKRLVRKLSTNRFRSLFSGIWHG, encoded by the coding sequence ATGGGTGAACAATCACTCAgacaaaaccaaaaccaaaactcACCTCAATCATCACCCTTTGACAAAACCAATCTTAGGGAAGCCATTGAATTTATCTCTTCTTTGATTACTCTTTCTCACTCTGTCAAAGTCTTTTCTGTCAAATGGCAGCTGATTCGGAACAAGTTAGAAGAGCTCAATTCAGGCCTTGTAGCTGCTGATAATTGTGATTCTTGTGAAAACTCATCTCTTTCAAACTTGATTCCAGCAATCTTGGTCACTGTTAAAGATTGTTATGATCTTGCAAGAAGATGTGTGGATCTTTCTTACAGTGGGAAGCTTTTGATGCAGAGTGATTTGGATGTTATCTCCACAAAGTTTGATCAACATGTAAAGAACTTATCGGGGATCTATTCCACTGGTGTTTTGACTCACGGTTTTGCAATTATTGTTTCAAGGCCGAGTCTTAATGCTTGCAAAGATGATATGAGGTTCTACATAAAAGACTTGTTGACAAGATTGAAGATTGgagataaagaaatgaaaagacAAGCTTTGATGAATTTACATGAAGTTGTGGCCGAAGATGAGAGGTATGTGAAACTAGTTGTTTTTGAAGTCAACGAGATTGTGAATATCTTGGTGAATTTTCTTGATTCTTTGAACATGGAAATCCAAGAAGAGGCTACGAGGGTTGTTTCTGTGATTTCTGGGTATGGTTTATATAAGAATGTGTTGATTGGCGCTGGTGTTGTTGGTCCTCTGATTCGAGTTTTGGAAAATGGGAATGATTTTGGTAAAGAATTTGCAGCAAGAAGTTTGCAAAAGCTGACTGAGAATTCTGATAATGCTTGGTCAGTTTCAGCTCATGGTGGTGTCACCGTACTGTTGAAAATATGTTCTAGTGTTGAATATAGAGCAGAAGTCATTGGTCCAGCTTGTGGGGTGTTGAGAAATCTTGTTGGTGTTGAAGAAATAAAGAGATTTATGGTTGAAGAAGGGGCGATTTCCTCATTTCTCAAGCTCGCAAGATCCAAAGAGGAGGTTGTTCAGATAAATTCAATCGagtttattcaaaatataagtTATGGGGATGAGTCAATTAGGCAAATGGTGATTAGAGAAGGTGGAATTCGTTCACTTATGCGAGTTTTGGATCCCAAATCATATTTCTCTTCAAAAACAAGGGAGACAGCATTGAGAGCCATTGAGAAACTGTGTTTTTGTTCATTGAATTCTTTAAACATGTTGATGAATCATGGGTTTATGGAAGACCTGCTTTACTTTCTTCGAAAGGGCGATGTTTCAGTTCAAGAATTGGCATTAAAGGTAGCTTTTAGACTATGCAGCACTTCAGAGGAGACTAAGAAGGCAATGGGTGATGCCGGTTTTATGGCTGAGTTTGTTAGATTACTTGATGCTAAATCATTTGAAGTACGAGAAATGGCAATTGAAGCACTCTCTAGCATGGTTTCGGTCCCGAAAAATCGAAAACGATTCATTCAAGGTGATCGAAATATCGGGGTTCTGCTGCAGCTGCTTGaccaagaaaatgaaaattcagGTAACAAAAAGTTCTTGCTGTCTATATTAATGTCATTGACAAGTTGCAATAGTGCTAGAAGAAAGATTGCAGCTTCTGGGTATctaaaaaacatagaaaaactTGCAGAAGCAGAAGTTTCTGATGCTAAAAGACTTGTCAGGAAATTGTCTACTAATAGATTCCGTAGTTTGTTTAGTGGAATCTGGCATGGTTAA